A genomic window from Passer domesticus isolate bPasDom1 chromosome Z, bPasDom1.hap1, whole genome shotgun sequence includes:
- the LOC135290373 gene encoding maestro heat-like repeat-containing protein family member 7: protein MALTEGTARTNSHRRTPRTRAISKMNSTPTWTGIPAPIQDIFSSQQQVAARVGDIHQRLVSRVTADTGLETDFLSLAEEHPANVVMSLLRCAPSCDRAAVLMWRSIGTSRPAVQKVLPALFSVIEDRPLYSMFFYSGDNEAVFALAATVVLWKIAHMPEWHDAVVLHSAQLFVALLFQVFATTEQIPEEVENFWRACQEEHRLPTKPNRFAVQAVKALLCQLGFENKLVALECKQVWDTLLCADTQHYAVGLLAREMRCGLAPLCSRIALHLLSLLIGKQPRWHLPALAFFVELLECLDLSKHGHSALLVVSRHLPSECRDRLRLELRGLVVLSKEPSLSGGIRGLYQHLLEQLADPDAEMVGMILSVLTYMLQEKDLKIPGITALKLAEPLLPHFENDSSHVQLLSIQLFSKVMELVVEEGKKPLTRIVSRSLLPLFLRWHDENRRVAKASLKTLLCAARFLRRRDMEELLRKEQRMKFAEHLPFKL, encoded by the exons ATGGCCCTCACTGAGGGCACGGCCAGAACAAACAGCCACAGAAGGACACCAAGGACTCGGGCCATCTCAAAGATGAACAGCACGCCCACTTGGACTGGGATTCCTGCTCCCATTCAGGATATTTTTTCATCTCAGcagcag GTGGCAGCCAGGGTGGGGGACATTCACCAGAGACTCGTGTCCCGTGTCACTGCGGACACGGGGCTGGAAACAGACTTTCTGAGCCTGGCTGAAGAGCACCCTGCTAATGTGGTGATGAGCCTCCTGCGCTGTGCCCCAtcctgtgacag ggctgctgtacTGATGTGGAGAAGCATCGGCACGTCAAGACCCGCAGTGCAGAAGGTGCTTCCAGCATTGTTCTCTGTGATAGAGGACAGGCCACTGTACAGCATGTTCTTCTACAGTGGGGATAACGAGGccgtctttgccctggct gcaactgtggtgctgTGGAAGATTGCCCACATGCCCGAGTGGCACGACGCAGTAGTCCTTCATTCGGCCCagctgtttgtggctctgctcttccaagttttcgccaccacagagcagatacCAGAAGAGGTTGAGAACTTCTGGAGAGCGTGCCAGGAGGAACACCGCCTTCCCACCAAGCCTAACAG gtttgcagtgcaggccgtgaaggctctgctctgccaacTGGGCTTTGAGAacaagctggtggctctggagtgCAAGCAGGTCTGGGAcaccctgctctgtgccgacACCCAGCATTATGCAGtcggtctgctggccag ggagatgcgctgTGGCTTGGCCCCCTTGTGTTCCCGCATCGCCttgcacctgctcagcctgctcatcggGAAGCAGCCACGCTGgcatctgcctgccctggcgttctttgtggag ctcctggagtgtCTGGACTTGAGCAAACACGGTCACAGTGCCCTGTTGGTcgtatccaggcacctgcccagcgagtgcagggacaggctgcgcctggagctcagaggcctcgtggtgctcagcaaggagccctcgctg AGTGGAGGAATACGTGGCCTgtatcaacacctgctggagcagctggctgaTCCCGATGCAGAGATGGTTGGGATGATCCTCTCCGTGCTTACCTATATGCTCCAGGAGAAAGACCTCAAGATACCCGgcatcaccgccctgaagctggctgaaCCACTCCTGCCACACTTTGAGaat GACAGCagccatgtgcagctgctctccattcagctcttcagcaagGTGATGGAGCTGGTAGTGGAAGAGGGCAAAAAGCCTTTGACAAGAATTGTGAGCCGCAGCCTGCTTCCTCTCTTCTTGCGCTGGCATGATGAGAACCGGCGTGTGGCCAAG gcctcttTGAAAACACTGCTTTGTGCGGCCCGGTTCCTGAGGAGGAGGGacatggaggagctgctgaggaaggagcagcGGATGAAGTTTGCCGAGCACCTG cccttcaagctcTGA